In Procambarus clarkii isolate CNS0578487 chromosome 38, FALCON_Pclarkii_2.0, whole genome shotgun sequence, the genomic window ATTGTGATGATTTTTTTTTAGGCCTGTTTACCATATTGACCAGCGGATACGACGCATACTTtagtatgcatacatacatacatacatatatgtatgcatacatacatacatatatgtatgcatacatacatacatatatgtatgcatacatacatacataccaccATCCCAATATATTGTATTTACATACACAAAATCATACGTTTTCCCCTACAGAATCACTGgaaaatcactttcaataaatTTACAAGGAAACTTTTTGCCCCATCAAAATATCCTCATAAATGAGGTGCGGCggaaacgccccccccccctccagctagTTCTCCTcatttgccacaacgtacaaaatacaacgTCCTAACcaaaccagaaacgtacgaacccaagccacccctctaacctaaccaaccgatgCACAGACTTCATGAACCCATCATGCTCTCCAGTAACACGTCTTTATAGGGTTACCATCGTACCAAACGCGACGTGCTATGATGACTTTTGTGTTTAGCTGCTAGTCTACCCGAAACGTCACCATCTCCTTCATTttcagatcttgaggttatcttgaggttatcatgagatgatttcggggctttagtgtccccgcggcccggtcctcgaccaggcctccacccccaggaagcagcccgtgacagctgactaactcccaggtacctatttactgctaggtaacaggggcattcagggtgaaagaaactttgcccatttgtttctgcctcgtgcgggaatcgaacccgcgccacagaattacgagtcctgcgcgctatccaccaggctacgaggccccccaaccAGCTGATTACACACAGATCTGTGTGTAAATTTTCAACCACTTTATTGTGACGTACGGTGACTGAAATTTGTCCACGAAAATGTATAAATGAATCAACTTGGTTTAATCCGGTTGATTCGTTTAATCAGTAAAACAATTACGTATTGAGTAAAGCAATACGTCAATATCTGATACCTTCATAAGGTGATAATTTAGACCCTTAATTACCTCTCGTAGGCAACATGACACAACCAGTGTCTTTAATGATAATGCCTGGCGATTGTTGAAGACTGGTGAGGGATTGTTGAAGACTGGTGAGGGATTGTTGAAGACTGGTGAGGGATTGTTGAAGACTGGTGAGGGATTGTTGAAGACTGGTGAGGGATTGTTGAAGACTGGTGAGGGATTGTTGAAGACTGGTGAGGGATTGTTGAAGACTGGTGAGGGATTGTTGAAGACTGGTGAGGGATTGTTGAAGACTGGTGAGGGATTGTTGAAGACTGGTGTGGGATTGTTGAAGACTGGTGAGGGATTGTTGATGACTGGTGAGGGATTGTTGAAGACTGGTGATGGATTGTTGAAGACTGGTGAGGGATTGTTGAAGACTGGTGATGGATTGTTGAAGACTGGTGATGGATTGTTGAAGACTGGGGATGGATTGTTGAAGACTGGTGAGGGATTGTTGAAGACTGGTGAGGGATTGTTGATGACTGGTGAGGGATTGTTGAAGACTGGTGATGGATTGTTGAAGACTGGTGAGGGATTGTTGAAGACTGGTGATGGATTGTTGAAGACTGGGGATGGATTGTTGAAGACTGGTGAGGGATTGTTGAAGACTGGTGAGGGATTGTTGAAGACTGGTGAGGGATTGTTGAAGACTGGTGAGGGATTGTTGAAGACTGGTGAGGGATTGTTGAAGACTGGTGAGGGATTGTTGAAGACTGGTGAGGGATTGTTGAAGACTGGTGATGGATTGTTGAAGACTGGTGAGGGATTGTTGAAGACTGGTGAGGGATTGTTGAAGACTGGTGATGGATTGTTGAAGACTGGTGAGGGATTGTTGAAGACTGGTGATGGATTGTTGAAGACTGAACTGTATGGAATTGATGGATGGATTGTTGAAAATTGATGGATGGATTACTTGACTGATGGATGGATTGGGACAGCCATGAAGAGACGATCTGGAAGAGTCAACCAGGAAAGAACAGCATGGAAAGGAAAGTCTGGAATGggtaggaaggagagggagatccTAACAAACCTGTGTACACCCCATACCTGCCAGACCAATATACCGCCCCCCATACCTGCCAGACCAATATACACCACCCATACCTGTCAGACCAATGTACACCCCATACCTGCCAGACCAATATACACCCCCTATGCCTGCCAGACCTGTGTACCCCCCATACCTGCCAGACCAATATACACCCCCATACCTGCCAGACCAATATACACCCCCCATACCTGTCAGACCAATGTACACCCCCATACCTGCCAGACCAATATACACCCCCCATACCTTCCAGACCAGTGTACACCCCCATACCTGCCAGACCAATATACACCCCCATACCTGTCAGACCAATATACACCCCCATACCTGCCAGACCAATATACACCCCCATACCTGTCAGACCAATGTACACCCCCATACCTGCCAGACCAATATACACCCCATACCTGCCAGACCAATATACACCCCATACCTGCCAGACCAATATACACCCACATACCTGTCAGACCAATGTACACCCCCATACCTGTCAGACCAATGTACACCCCCATACCTGTCAGACCAATGTACACCCCCATACCTGCCAGACCAATATACACCCCCATACCTGCCAGACCAATATACACCCCCATACCTGTCAGACCAATGTACACCCCCATACCTGCCAGACCAATATACACCCCCATACCTGCCAGACCTGTGTACCCCCCATACCTGCCAGACCAATATACACCCCCATACCTGCCAGACCAATATACACCCCCATACCTGCCAGACCAATATACACCCCCATACCTGTCAGACCAATATACACCCCCATACCTGCCAGACCAATATACACCCCCATACCTGCCAGACCTGTGTACCCCCCATACCTGCCAGACCAATATACACCCCCATACCTGCCAGACCAATATACACCCCCCATACCTGTCAGACCAATGTACACCCCCATACCTGCCAGACCAATAAACACCCCCATACCTGCCAGACCAATATACACCCCCATACCTGTCAGACCAATATACACCCCCATACCTGCCAGACCAATATACACCCCCATACCTGTCAGACCAATGTACACCCCCATACCTGCCAGACCAATATACACCCCATACCTGCCAGACCAATATACACCCCATACCTGCCAGACCAATATACACCCACATACCTGTCAGACCAATGTACACCCCCATACCTGTCAGACCAATGTACACCCCCATACCTGTCAGACCAATGTACACCCCCATACCTGTCAGACCAATGTACACCCCCATACCTGCCAGACCAATATACACCCCCATACCTGCCAGACCAATATACACCCCCATACCTGTCAGACCAATGTACACCCCCATACCTGCCAGACCAATATACACCCCCATACCTGCCAGACCTGTGTACCCCCATACCTGCCAGACCAATATACACCCCCATACCTGCCAGACCAATATACACCCCCATACCTGCCAGACCAATATACACCCCCATACCTGTCAGACCAATATACACCCCCATACCTGCCAGACCAATATACACCCCCATACCTGCCAGACCAATATACACCCCCATACCTGTCAGACCAATGTACACCCCCATACCTGCCAGACCAATATACACCCCCATACCTGCCAGACCTGTGTACCCCCCATACCTGCCAGACCTGTGTACCCCCCATACCTGCCAGACCAATATACACCCCCATACCTGGCAGACCTGTGTACCCCCCATACCTGCCAGACCAATATACACCCCCATACCTGTCAGACCAATGTACACCCCCATACCTGCCAGACCTGTGTACCCCCCATACCTGCCAGACCTGTGTACCCCCCATACCTGCCAGACCTGTGtacgctgatcagaattacatttcacctttgtgaatgtacattaatgacactatgtaaaagacacatctaatactttatgtagggcgtacgtaaatctgtgtatctttgtatttacgtatgtaggttagcttagcattttaaaagcaccgaatcaccttctgtggttgagtgttcaataaacccttgaactgtatgtttaacacttctctaaccctgtccatggaggacagaagaaaatgtatatatgctggttagcattgtaaatgtgtggccacgtctgtggtagaaaataataaaaaaaaaaaaaaaaaaaaaaaaagacctgtgTACCCCCCATACCTGCCAGACCTGTGTACCCCCCATACCTGCCAGACCTGTGTACCCCCCATACCTGCCAGACCAATATACACCCCCATACCTGGCAGACCTGTGTACCCCCCCATACCTGCCAGACCAATATACACCCCCATACCTGCCAGACCTGTGTACCCCCCATACCTGCCAGACCTGTGTACCCCCCATACCTGCCAGACCAATATACACCCCCATACCTGGCAGACCTGTGTACCCCCCCATACCTGCCAGACCAATATACACCCCCATACCTGTCAGACCAATGTACACCCCCATACCTGCCAGACCAATATACACCCCCCATACCTGCCAGACCTGTGTACCCCCATACCTGCCAGACCAATATACACCCCCCATACCTGCCAGACCTGTGTACCCCCCATACCTGCCAGACCAATATACACCCCCCCCCATACCTGCCAGACCTGTGTACCCCCCATACCTGCCAGACCTGTGTACCCCCCATACCTGCCAGACCAATATACACCCCCATACCTGGCAGACCTGTGTACCCCCCATACCTGCCAGACCAATATACACCCCCATACCTGCCAGACCTGTGTACCCCCCATACCTGCCAGACCAATATATACCCCCCATACCTGTGTACCCCCATACCTGCCAGACCAATATATACCCCCCATACCTGTGTAACCCCCATACCTGCCAGACCAATATACAGCTGTGTAGTACACCAAGAGGTACAGGATCTAGCCACCGTGGTCGCCTGGTGACCCCCGGGAGCGCGGCCAGCATCCCGGAGCGAGGTGGTGGCCGCAAGAACCTTCAGCATTTCACTTACATATTCAGAGGAGCCTGCCTGACACCAAGCATGGGACCAACTCTTGCTTGATAACCGCCACCAAGTGCATGATTCACCACCCGTGTCCAGTCGCCATTTATTGCTTCGAGAACTCCAACATTGACCATCAGACGTGCAATGTTGAATCTCCGGTTATCTTagttatcttgaggctatcttagttatcttgaggttatcttgagattatttcggggcttggcgttcccgcggctcggtcctcgaccaggcctcctttttgctacAACCCTCCAACCTCTTCCCcccaccctaggaagcagcccgtagcagctgtctaaccaggtacctatttactgctaggtgaacaggggcggcatcagggtaaaagaaactttgcccattttgtttccgcctccaacgggtatcgaacccggaaacttaggactacgaatcccgagcgttgtccactcagccgtcaggcccccggtCACCACTCTAAAATGATAACTTTTACATCCATAGTCGaggtcttacccccccccccccctgtgacagGGACAAGTCTTAGAAGGATCAAAAACATCGCATCATGAACGTATagataaaaaaattaattcaatATGTAATgaacttatgttaatgtaattgttACTTGCAGTCTAATTATGATAATTAaagataataatgataattgtGATTAAGGTTAATGTAATGATCACATTCAGTAGGCTGTTATTTAGTGTGCAGGATTATGTGATGACCTTCAGGGTCTTGTGTTATCAGGGGGAGAGTAATTGTGATGGTGATTACTGCTCGCAAGGGGCGAGCAGTAATCACCCCCTTGCTGCACTTGTAGTAAAGAAGGGCAGTaatcgccccttgagggacttgcaaCAGGGAGAGAGATAGTGACAGCTAAAGATGCACAATTCCATTGAGATGTACCTTACTATCTCACATATTCTTGTACCTCACCCTTCGGCCAGTCTTGGAATCAACGCAACTCTCCAAGCTCCTCGTAATTTCCACCCTCGTCCATCATATCTCTGCCGCACCTCTCAGGTAGCAGCCTCCATCCAGGTGTTCCGGCAAACCGGAGATTAGTAGGCACTCTACCCCCTGATGTCTTTATTTACTGTATTGTTCCCAAGATGGCTGACAACTACTGCAACTCTAACGATCCAACTTAAGATCATTAGGTGGAGTGaagtactagttttacacacaggtgggtacaggagcagacgactgctgactcctgttagcaggctgagagctttcccttcccatagctcatggtaagccttaccctactagttttacacacaggtgggtacaggagcagacgactgatgactcctgttagcaggctgagagctttcccttcccatagctcatggtaagccttaccctactagttttacacacaggtgggtacaggagcagacgactgctgactcctgttagaaggctgagagctttcccttcccatagctcatggtaagccttaccctacaagttttacacacaggtgggtacaggagcagacgactgctgactcctgttagcaggctgagagctttcccttcccatagctcatggtaagccttaccctactagttttacacacaggtgggtacaggagcagacgactgctgactcctgttagcaggctgagagctttcccttcccatagctcatggtaagccttaccctactagttttacacacaggtgggtacaggagcagacgactgatgactcctgttagcaggctgagagctttcccttcccatagctcatggtaagccttaccctactagttttacacacaggtgggtacaggagcagacgactgctgactcctgttagcaggctgagagctttcccttcccatagctcatggtaagccttaccctactagttttacacacaggtgggtacaggagcagacgactgctgactcctgttagcaggctgagagctttcccttcccatagctcatggtaagccttaccctactagttttacacacaggtgggtacaggagcagacgactgctgactcctgttagcaggctgagagctttcccttcccatagctcatggtaagccttaccctactagttttacacacaggtgggtacaggagcagacgactgctgactcctgttagcaggctgagagctttcccttcccatagctcatggtaagccttaccctactagttttacacacaggtgggtacaggagcagacgactgctgactcctgttagcaggctgagagctttcccttcccatagctcatggtaagccttaccctactagttttacacacaggtgggtacaggagcagacgactgctgactcctgttagcaggctgagagctttcccttcccatagctcatggtaagccttaccctactagttttacacacaggtgggtacaggagcaggcgactgctgactcctgttagctggctgagagctttcccttcccatagctcatggtaagccttaccctactagttttacacacaggtgggtacaggagcagacgactgctgactcctgttagcaggctgagagctttcccttcccatagctcatggtaagccttaccctactagttttacacacaggtgggtacaggagcaggcgactgctgactcctgttagctggctgagagctttcccttcccatagctcatggtaagccttaccctactagttttacacacaggtgggtacaggagcagacgactgctgactcctgttagcaggctgagagctttcccttcccatagctcatggtaagccttaccctactagttttacacacaggtgggtacaggagcaggcgactgctgactcctgttagctggctgagagctttcccttcccatagctcatggtaagccttaccctactagttttacacacaggtgggtacaggagcagacgactgctgactcctgttagctggctgagagctttcccttcccatagctcatggtaagccttaccctactagttttacacacaggtgggtacaggagcagacgactgctgactcctgttagctggctgagagctttcccttcccatagctcatggtaagccttaccctactagttttacacacaggtgggtacaggagcagacgactgctgactcctgttagctggctgagagctttcccttcccatagctcatggtaagccttaccctactagttttacacacaggtgggtacaggagcagacgactgctgactcctgttagcaggctgagagctttcccttcccatagctcatggtaagccttaccctactagttttacacacaggtgggtacaggagcagacgactgctgactccagttagctggctgagagctttcccttcccatagctcatggtaagccttaccctactagttttacacacaggtgggtacaggagcagacgactgctgactcctgttagcaggctgagagctttcccttcccatagctcatggtaagccttaccctactagttttacacacaggtgggtacaggagcagacgactgctgactcctgttagctggctgagagctttcccttcccatagctcatggcaagtcttaccctactagtttttccCTGGGCCACCCAGTACTGACTTTACTGTACTGGTAGAAGAGTCTGAAGACCCAGGTACAGACCTTACTGTACTGGAGCCAGAGCTGTGAAGACCCTGAGCCAGGTTGGGATGCGCCGCCGGGAGATGAAGGAGATAATACCCACTTGTGGGCAAGTGGAAGCTGATGACAGATTTGTTAAGCCCGTCGACCTCGCTAATAATACACGCATTCCACAAATTATCAAACATTATGTTGcgcgggaaggaagggagggagggagatgattGAACGCCAGtcgcagagagggagggaaggagacagggacggagggaaggagacAGAGACGAAgggaatagatggaggaagacggCGTGAGGGTCATCCACCAACACTCAGAAGACATAACATTAAATAAATGGATAGCTATTATAGAGACAAGCATAAAGGAAGACGTCTCCGTAGCTCACCACCAAAcacggagggtagaaatagcctaagctactctatccctttgagatgtatttctttcttgtctcaatatacCTATTTGAACTTGAACCacctaacactgccacacctccccagccactcacaacaccacataTAACCATCTCTTATAACCTACAACACACAGCAAGGTGGACTGACGAGCGTACAAGACTACAACActaactacaggatgacctgccaGAGTTATGCACAACACAGCACATTCAAAAGGCGACGATCTAATCAGTCAAATCCAAACTGACTACAGAAATTCAGGACAATTCTGGAGGGAGTAAGAAAGCTGTTGGAAGCCTCAACCGGGGAAACATCGCACAGCAAAGACGCTTCCAGAAACACTCTACCAGGACAGAGAAAAGTACTTTATAAAGTACTGGGAAAAGCATTCAGTATAGTCCCTGAGAAAAATGTCAGCCTCTGACATTTTGTcagaccacagcctggttgatacctgatcaaccgagctgtggctcatacgtcaggctgcgagcagccgcgtccagcagcctggttgaccagtcc contains:
- the LOC123772018 gene encoding uncharacterized protein; this translates as MVNVGVLEAINGDWTRVVNHALGGGYQARVGPMLGVRQAPLNISVFNNPSPVFNNPSPVFNNPSPVFNNPSPVFNNPSPVFNNPSPVFNNPSPVFNNPSPVFNNPSPVFNNPSPVFNNPSPVFNNPSPVFNNPSPVFNNPSPVFNNPSPVFNNPSPVFNNPSPVFNNPSPVINNPSPVFNNPSPVFNNPSPVFNNPSPVFNNPSPVFNNPSPVFNNPSPVFNNPSPVINNPSPVFNNPTPVFNNPSPVFNNPSPVFNNPSPVFNNPSPVFNNPSPVFNNPSPVFNNPSPVFNNPSPVFNNPSPVFNNPSPVFNNRQALSLKTLVVSCCLREVIKGLNYHLMKVSDIDVLLYSIRNCFTD